Proteins encoded together in one Streptomyces sp. NBC_01216 window:
- the frr gene encoding ribosome recycling factor, whose amino-acid sequence MIEETLLEAEEKMEKAVVVAKEDFAAIRTGRAHPAMFNKIVADYYGAITPINQLASFSVPEPRMAVVTPFDKSALRNIEQAIRDSDLGVNPSNDGNIIRVVFPELTEERRREYIKVAKGKAEDSKISIRSVRRKAKEAIDKLVKDGEVGEDEGRRGEKELDDTTAKYVAQVDELLKHKEAELLEV is encoded by the coding sequence GTGATCGAAGAGACCCTCCTCGAGGCCGAGGAGAAGATGGAGAAGGCCGTCGTGGTCGCCAAGGAGGACTTCGCCGCGATCCGCACCGGCCGTGCGCACCCGGCGATGTTCAACAAGATCGTGGCCGACTACTACGGTGCGATCACGCCGATCAATCAGCTGGCGTCGTTCTCGGTGCCCGAGCCGCGGATGGCCGTGGTGACCCCGTTCGACAAGAGCGCGCTACGCAACATCGAGCAGGCGATCCGCGACTCGGACCTCGGCGTCAACCCGAGCAACGACGGCAACATCATCCGTGTGGTGTTCCCGGAGCTCACCGAGGAGCGCCGCCGCGAGTACATCAAGGTCGCCAAGGGCAAGGCCGAAGACTCGAAGATCTCCATCCGTTCGGTGCGCCGCAAGGCGAAGGAGGCCATCGACAAGCTGGTCAAGGACGGTGAGGTCGGCGAGGACGAGGGCCGTCGCGGCGAGAAGGAGCTCGACGACACCACCGCGAAGTACGTCGCGCAGGTGGACGAGCTGCTCAAGCACAAGGAAGCCGAGCTGCTCGAGGTCTGA
- the pyrH gene encoding UMP kinase: MNQGAAQGDDIHGKKAGRFMLKLSGEAFAGGGALGVDPDVVHKIAREIAAVVRDGAEIAVVIGGGNFFRGAELQVRGMDRARSDYMGMLGTVMNCLALQDFLEKEGIDSRVQTAITMGQVAEPYIPLRAVRHLEKGRVVIFGAGMGMPYFSTDTTAAQRALEIDAQALLMGKNGVDGVYDSDPKTNPDAVKFDALEYGEVLSRDLKVADATAITLCRDNTLPILVFELLAEGNIARAVKGEKIGTLVSDQGTRA; encoded by the coding sequence ATGAACCAGGGCGCCGCACAGGGCGACGACATCCACGGCAAAAAGGCCGGACGCTTCATGCTGAAGCTGTCCGGTGAGGCGTTCGCCGGCGGCGGCGCACTCGGCGTCGACCCCGACGTCGTGCACAAGATCGCGCGCGAGATCGCCGCGGTCGTGCGCGACGGCGCGGAGATCGCGGTCGTGATCGGCGGTGGCAACTTCTTCCGCGGCGCCGAACTGCAGGTGCGCGGCATGGACCGGGCCAGGTCCGACTACATGGGCATGCTCGGCACGGTGATGAACTGCCTCGCCCTCCAGGACTTCCTGGAGAAGGAAGGCATCGACTCCCGGGTCCAGACCGCCATCACCATGGGGCAGGTCGCGGAGCCGTACATCCCGCTCCGCGCCGTGCGCCACCTGGAGAAGGGCCGCGTGGTCATCTTCGGCGCCGGTATGGGCATGCCGTACTTCTCCACCGACACCACGGCCGCGCAGCGGGCCCTGGAGATCGACGCCCAGGCACTGCTGATGGGCAAGAACGGAGTGGACGGGGTCTACGACTCCGACCCGAAGACCAACCCCGACGCGGTCAAGTTCGATGCGCTGGAGTACGGCGAGGTGCTCTCCCGCGACCTGAAGGTCGCCGACGCCACCGCCATCACCCTGTGCCGCGACAACACCCTTCCGATCCTCGTCTTCGAACTGCTCGCCGAGGGCAATATCGCGCGCGCGGTGAAGGGTGAGAAGATCGGCACTCTCGTGAGCGACCAGGGCACCCGGGCCTGA
- the tsf gene encoding translation elongation factor Ts gives MANYTAADVKKLRELTGAGMMDCKKALDEADGNVDKAVEALRIKGQKGVAKREGRSAENGAVVSLIADDNTSGVLVELKCETDFVAKGDKFQAVAAALAAHVAASAPADLEALLASEIEAGKTVQAYVDEANANLGEKIVLDRFAQYADGFVTAYMHRTMPDLPPQIGVLVEFDKENAEIAKGVAQHIAAFAPKYLTREDVPAEVVETERRVAEETTRAEGKPEAALPKIVEGRVNGFFKDATLLGQPYALDNKKSVQQILDEAGVTLKRFTRIKVGI, from the coding sequence ATGGCGAACTACACCGCCGCTGACGTCAAGAAGCTCCGTGAGCTCACCGGCGCCGGCATGATGGACTGCAAGAAGGCTCTGGACGAGGCCGACGGCAACGTCGACAAGGCCGTCGAGGCCCTGCGCATCAAGGGCCAGAAGGGCGTCGCCAAGCGCGAGGGCCGTTCCGCCGAGAACGGTGCCGTCGTCTCCCTCATCGCCGACGACAACACCTCCGGTGTTCTGGTCGAGCTGAAGTGCGAGACGGACTTCGTCGCCAAGGGCGACAAGTTCCAGGCCGTCGCCGCCGCCCTCGCCGCGCACGTCGCCGCCTCCGCCCCGGCCGACCTCGAGGCGCTGCTCGCCTCCGAGATCGAGGCCGGCAAGACGGTCCAGGCGTACGTCGACGAGGCCAACGCCAACCTGGGCGAGAAGATCGTCCTGGACCGCTTCGCGCAGTACGCCGACGGTTTCGTCACCGCGTACATGCACCGCACCATGCCCGACCTCCCGCCGCAGATCGGTGTCCTCGTCGAGTTCGACAAGGAGAACGCCGAGATCGCCAAGGGTGTCGCGCAGCACATCGCCGCCTTCGCGCCGAAGTACCTCACCCGTGAGGACGTTCCGGCCGAGGTCGTCGAGACCGAGCGTCGCGTCGCCGAGGAGACCACCCGCGCCGAGGGCAAGCCCGAGGCCGCGCTCCCGAAGATCGTCGAGGGTCGCGTCAACGGCTTCTTCAAGGACGCCACGCTGCTCGGCCAGCCGTACGCGCTCGACAACAAGAAGTCCGTCCAGCAGATCCTGGACGAGGCCGGTGTCACCCTGAAGCGCTTCACGCGCATCAAGGTCGGCATCTGA
- the rpsB gene encoding 30S ribosomal protein S2 produces MAVVTMRELLESGVHFGHQTRRWNPKMKRFIFTERNGIYIIDLLQSLSYIDRAYEFVKETVAHGGSIMFVGTKKQAQEAIAEQATRVGMPYVNQRWLGGMLTNFSTVYKRLQRLKELEQIDFEDVAASGLTKKELLVLSREKAKLEKTLGGIREMQKVPSAVWIVDTKKEHIAVGEARKLHIPVVAILDTNCDPDEVDYKIPGNDDAIRSVTLLTRVIADAVAEGLIARSGAATGDSKPGEKAAGEPLAEWERDLLEGEKKADSDEAAEKPAEAPAAEAPAAEAPAAEAPAAEAPAAEAPAAEAEQA; encoded by the coding sequence ATGGCCGTCGTCACGATGCGGGAGCTGCTGGAGAGCGGCGTCCACTTCGGTCACCAGACCCGTCGTTGGAACCCGAAGATGAAGCGCTTCATCTTCACGGAGCGCAACGGCATCTACATCATCGACCTGCTCCAGTCGCTGTCGTACATCGACCGCGCCTACGAGTTCGTCAAGGAGACCGTCGCACACGGCGGCTCCATCATGTTCGTGGGTACGAAGAAGCAGGCCCAGGAGGCCATCGCCGAGCAGGCGACGCGCGTCGGCATGCCGTACGTCAACCAGCGTTGGCTCGGTGGCATGCTCACCAACTTCTCCACCGTCTACAAGCGTCTGCAGCGCCTCAAGGAGCTCGAGCAGATCGACTTCGAGGATGTGGCCGCCTCCGGTCTCACCAAGAAGGAGCTCCTGGTCCTCTCCCGCGAGAAGGCCAAGCTGGAGAAGACCCTCGGTGGTATCCGCGAGATGCAGAAGGTGCCGAGCGCCGTCTGGATCGTCGACACCAAGAAGGAGCACATCGCCGTCGGTGAGGCGCGCAAGCTCCACATTCCGGTCGTCGCGATCCTGGACACCAACTGCGACCCCGACGAGGTCGACTACAAGATTCCGGGCAACGACGACGCGATCCGCTCCGTCACCCTGCTCACCCGCGTGATCGCCGACGCCGTCGCCGAGGGCCTCATCGCCCGCTCCGGCGCCGCGACCGGCGACTCGAAGCCGGGTGAGAAGGCCGCCGGCGAGCCGCTCGCCGAGTGGGAGCGCGACCTGCTCGAGGGTGAGAAGAAGGCCGACTCGGACGAGGCCGCCGAGAAGCCGGCCGAGGCGCCCGCCGCCGAGGCTCCGGCCGCCGAGGCGCCCGCCGCTGAGGCCCCCGCTGCCGAGGCTCCGGCCGCTGAGGCTCCGGCTGCCGAGGCCGAGCAGGCCTGA
- a CDS encoding M23 family metallopeptidase codes for MHLTPWVLALALMWPVGTSPPDVVRGWEPPAGPYAAGHRGVDLAAPPGTEVRAVASGLVTFAGPVAGRGVLTVTLSGRSSPPLRTTYEPVTPLVPRGTTVTRGQVVATLAPQRKSAPHCPESCLHWGLLRGDTYLNPLRLPHQGPSRLLPVHGAP; via the coding sequence ATGCACCTCACACCATGGGTCCTCGCCCTCGCCCTCATGTGGCCCGTCGGCACCTCTCCCCCGGACGTCGTCCGGGGCTGGGAACCGCCGGCCGGGCCGTACGCCGCGGGCCACCGCGGCGTCGACCTCGCCGCGCCGCCCGGCACGGAGGTCCGCGCCGTGGCCTCCGGGCTGGTCACCTTCGCCGGCCCGGTCGCCGGACGCGGCGTCCTCACGGTCACGCTGTCCGGCCGGAGCTCCCCTCCCCTGCGGACCACATACGAGCCTGTGACGCCCCTGGTGCCCCGGGGCACCACCGTCACCCGCGGCCAGGTGGTGGCCACACTCGCACCACAGCGGAAAAGCGCCCCGCACTGCCCCGAGTCCTGCCTGCACTGGGGCCTGCTGAGAGGCGACACCTACCTGAACCCCCTGCGCCTGCCGCACCAGGGCCCCTCCCGCCTGCTCCCCGTACACGGCGCGCCCTGA
- a CDS encoding TetR/AcrR family transcriptional regulator has protein sequence MAEHRTMQRGALLDAARSLLSEGGTEALTFPALAERTGLARSSVYEYFRSRAAVVEELCAVDFPVWAAEVEAAMARAATPEDKVEAYVRRQLELVGDRRHRAVVAISVSELDDGAREKIRAAHGGLVSMIVEVLGDLGQDQPRLGAMLLQGVVDAAVRRIELGAAEEPGQITQAAVSMALRGARG, from the coding sequence GTGGCCGAGCACCGGACGATGCAACGCGGCGCCCTGCTGGACGCCGCACGATCCCTGCTGTCCGAGGGCGGTACGGAGGCGCTGACCTTCCCCGCCCTCGCCGAGCGCACGGGTCTCGCCCGCTCGTCGGTGTACGAGTACTTCCGCTCGCGCGCGGCCGTCGTCGAAGAACTGTGCGCCGTCGACTTCCCGGTCTGGGCGGCCGAGGTCGAGGCGGCCATGGCGCGCGCGGCGACCCCCGAGGACAAGGTCGAGGCGTACGTCCGCAGGCAACTGGAGCTGGTCGGCGACCGCCGGCACCGAGCGGTCGTCGCGATCTCGGTCAGTGAGCTCGACGACGGCGCCCGCGAGAAGATCCGCGCAGCCCACGGAGGGCTCGTATCCATGATCGTCGAGGTGCTCGGCGACCTCGGCCAGGACCAGCCCCGCCTCGGAGCCATGCTGCTCCAGGGCGTGGTGGACGCGGCCGTCCGCCGCATCGAACTGGGAGCGGCCGAGGAACCCGGACAGATCACCCAGGCAGCGGTCTCCATGGCCCTGCGCGGCGCCCGCGGCTGA